Proteins from a single region of bacterium:
- the panB gene encoding 3-methyl-2-oxobutanoate hydroxymethyltransferase, with protein MRKTTILDLGRMKADGQKIVMITAYDALFARIFDDAGVDVILVGDSLGMVVLGHADTLNVTMEDMVRHTEAAARGRKRAFLAADMPFLSYQAGLSDAIRNAGRLLQAGAEAVKLEGGRNAADTIRAIASADIPVMGHIGLTPQSIHRMGGYRVQGKTDPQRERLLDDAAAVQEAGAFSVVLEGIPAALAGEITRSLSIPTIGIGAGVGCDGQVLVMHDLLGLFDEFRPKFVKRFGELRRPVQDAVGAYAAAVRDGSFPGKEHSF; from the coding sequence ATGCGCAAGACCACCATCCTCGACCTTGGCCGGATGAAGGCCGATGGCCAGAAAATCGTGATGATCACGGCGTACGACGCCCTGTTCGCCCGCATCTTCGACGACGCCGGCGTCGACGTGATCCTCGTCGGCGACTCGCTGGGGATGGTGGTGCTCGGCCACGCCGACACATTGAACGTGACGATGGAGGACATGGTGCGGCACACGGAGGCGGCGGCGCGGGGACGGAAGCGCGCGTTTCTCGCGGCGGACATGCCGTTCCTGTCGTACCAGGCCGGCCTGTCCGACGCGATCCGCAACGCCGGCCGCCTGCTCCAGGCGGGGGCGGAGGCGGTGAAGCTCGAGGGGGGGCGCAACGCCGCGGACACGATCCGGGCGATCGCGTCGGCGGACATCCCCGTGATGGGACACATCGGGCTCACCCCGCAGTCGATCCACCGGATGGGCGGCTACCGGGTGCAGGGGAAGACCGACCCGCAGCGGGAACGGCTGCTGGACGACGCCGCGGCGGTGCAGGAGGCGGGGGCGTTCTCGGTGGTGCTCGAGGGGATTCCCGCCGCGCTGGCCGGCGAGATCACGCGGTCTCTTTCGATCCCGACGATCGGGATCGGCGCCGGGGTCGGCTGCGACGGGCAGGTGCTCGTGATGCACGACCTGCTGGGGCTGTTCGACGAGTTCCGGCCGAAGTTCGTGAAGCGCTTCGGCGAGCTTCGCAGGCCGGTCCAGGACGCGGTCGGGGCGTACGCCGCCGCGGTGCGCGACGGGTCGTTCCCGGGGAAGGAGCACTCCTTCTGA
- the panC gene encoding pantoate--beta-alanine ligase has product MELLRSPAEMRAWADARRSEGARIGLVPTMGFLHDGHVSLVRVAREAGSEAVAASIFVNPAQFGPGEDFETYPRDEARDLAMLAAAGVDAVYLPGVGDMYPDGHQTFVEVTGVSRGLCGAARPGHFRGVATVVAKLFLAAKPHAAVFGEKDYQQLAVIRAMNRDLDFGIEIVGAPIVREEDGLAKSSRNVYLKGNDRIAARCLSRGLFRAGELFGKGERDAGTLVAAAREAIEAEPRAFPEYAEGRDPVTLTPLSGRVDAVTILVAAKVGPARLIDNITLGK; this is encoded by the coding sequence ATGGAGCTGTTGCGGAGTCCGGCGGAGATGCGGGCGTGGGCCGACGCGCGGCGGTCGGAAGGGGCACGGATCGGCCTGGTCCCCACGATGGGGTTCCTGCACGACGGTCACGTGAGCCTCGTGCGGGTCGCGAGGGAGGCCGGAAGCGAAGCGGTGGCGGCGTCGATCTTCGTCAACCCGGCGCAGTTCGGGCCCGGCGAGGATTTCGAAACGTACCCCCGGGACGAGGCGCGGGACCTGGCGATGCTCGCCGCGGCGGGAGTCGACGCGGTGTACCTTCCCGGCGTGGGGGACATGTACCCCGATGGGCACCAGACGTTCGTCGAGGTGACCGGCGTATCGCGGGGGCTGTGCGGGGCGGCGCGCCCCGGGCACTTCCGGGGCGTCGCCACGGTGGTGGCGAAGCTGTTCCTCGCGGCGAAGCCCCACGCGGCGGTGTTCGGGGAGAAGGATTACCAGCAGCTGGCGGTGATCCGCGCGATGAACCGGGACCTCGACTTCGGCATCGAGATCGTCGGGGCGCCGATCGTCCGGGAAGAGGACGGGCTGGCAAAGAGCTCTCGCAACGTCTACCTGAAGGGGAACGACCGGATCGCGGCCCGGTGCCTGTCGCGGGGGCTTTTCCGGGCGGGGGAACTGTTCGGGAAGGGGGAGCGGGACGCGGGGACCCTGGTCGCGGCGGCAAGGGAGGCGATCGAGGCGGAGCCGAGGGCGTTCCCGGAATACGCGGAAGGGCGGGACCCGGTCACGCTCACGCCGCTCTCGGGCCGGGTCGACGCCGTCACGATCCTGGTGGCGGCGAAGGTCGGCCCCGCGCGGTTGATCGACAACATCACGTTGGGGAAATAA
- a CDS encoding aspartate 1-decarboxylase — MMKSMLKCKIHRATVTDAVLHYEGSVTIDKTLMDAAGLVEYEQVHIWNVDNGNRFTTYAIDGEPDSGVICLNGAAARQVSKGDLVIIAAFSSYDEKEIAKYQPTLVYVDGKNRITDVKRKIESGSQRPRVAAAG; from the coding sequence ATGATGAAGTCCATGCTGAAGTGCAAGATCCATCGGGCGACGGTGACCGATGCCGTGCTGCACTACGAGGGGAGCGTGACGATCGACAAGACGCTGATGGACGCGGCGGGGCTCGTCGAGTACGAGCAGGTGCACATCTGGAACGTCGACAACGGGAACCGCTTCACCACCTACGCCATCGACGGCGAACCGGACTCCGGGGTGATCTGCCTGAACGGCGCCGCCGCCCGCCAGGTCAGCAAGGGCGACCTGGTGATCATCGCCGCCTTCTCCTCGTACGACGAAAAGGAGATCGCGAAGTACCAGCCGACCCTGGTCTACGTGGACGGGAAGAACCGGATCACGGACGTGAAGCGGAAGATCGAGTCCGGGAGCCAGCGCCCGCGCGTCGCCGCCGCAGGCTGA
- a CDS encoding amidohydrolase family protein — protein MKSAPDRSQGVVYVASRLVVEAGAMFSPGAVAVADGAVLLAGPKADVLRAAPSGLLRMDFPGAAIVPGLVNAHVHLQIPRFTDDSGAPLPIPASFVDWILRVIVWRLGAAPASYSGNFLSAAGEALSFGTTAVGEIAGPDLSAYDGCPLRARVFAEGIGFAPHVADEVLGIVEAAIDRLETTAVSNPLILPGVSPHTLYTVGESLLRSLAGLAAARRVPACLHLAESAPEIAFLSNGGGEIATRLYPAVGKDVSSFRGLGRTIPAYLAETGLLREGTLLVHNVHLAAPEIDALRAGGVRFVLCPRSNEAHGNGAPDVTRFVDAKIPFALGTDSLGSVPDLSPWSEMRAARALYKGRKKDAALCRELFRAVTENGAAALGLPGGILAPGGPADFTIVDDPGGDATRFFGGLLEKTGRANVRLTVVAGRPAHGAGA, from the coding sequence ATGAAGTCGGCGCCGGACCGGTCGCAGGGGGTCGTGTACGTCGCATCGCGGTTGGTCGTGGAGGCCGGGGCGATGTTTTCCCCGGGCGCCGTGGCCGTGGCGGACGGCGCCGTTCTTCTGGCGGGGCCGAAGGCGGACGTTCTCCGGGCCGCTCCGTCGGGCCTCCTCCGGATGGACTTCCCCGGCGCCGCGATCGTCCCGGGACTGGTGAACGCGCACGTCCACCTGCAGATCCCGCGGTTCACCGACGACTCGGGGGCGCCGCTGCCGATCCCCGCCTCGTTCGTCGACTGGATCCTCCGAGTGATCGTCTGGAGACTGGGGGCGGCCCCGGCCTCCTATTCCGGAAATTTCCTGTCGGCGGCCGGCGAGGCGCTCTCCTTCGGCACCACGGCGGTGGGGGAGATCGCCGGGCCGGACCTTTCCGCGTACGACGGCTGCCCCCTTCGGGCGCGGGTCTTCGCGGAGGGGATCGGCTTCGCTCCGCACGTCGCCGACGAGGTTCTCGGGATCGTCGAAGCGGCGATCGACCGGCTCGAAACGACCGCCGTGTCGAACCCGCTCATCCTTCCCGGTGTGTCCCCCCACACGCTGTACACGGTCGGGGAAAGCCTCCTTCGCTCCCTCGCGGGTCTCGCCGCCGCGAGGCGGGTTCCCGCCTGCCTCCACCTGGCCGAGTCGGCGCCGGAGATCGCGTTCCTTTCCAATGGGGGAGGGGAGATCGCGACGCGCCTGTACCCCGCGGTGGGGAAGGACGTCTCCTCCTTCCGCGGCCTCGGGAGGACGATCCCCGCGTACCTCGCCGAGACCGGTCTTTTGCGGGAAGGGACGCTGCTGGTGCATAATGTCCACCTCGCGGCTCCGGAGATCGACGCCCTGCGCGCGGGCGGCGTCCGCTTCGTCCTGTGCCCGAGGAGCAACGAGGCGCACGGGAACGGCGCACCGGACGTCACCCGTTTCGTGGACGCGAAGATCCCGTTCGCCCTCGGGACCGACAGCCTCGGGTCGGTGCCGGATCTCTCCCCCTGGTCGGAGATGCGGGCAGCGCGGGCCCTCTACAAGGGACGGAAGAAGGACGCCGCCCTGTGCCGGGAGCTCTTCCGTGCCGTGACGGAGAACGGAGCCGCCGCCCTCGGTCTCCCCGGCGGGATCCTCGCCCCGGGCGGGCCGGCCGATTTCACGATCGTGGACGACCCCGGCGGGGACGCCACCCGGTTCTTCGGGGGATTGCTGGAGAAGACCGGCCGCGCAAACGTCCGGTTGACCGTCGTCGCCGGGCGGCCGGCGCACGGCGCGGGCGCGTGA
- the smpB gene encoding SsrA-binding protein SmpB, translated as MTGKTEKPDNPAVKVVSTNRRARHEYEILETFECGLALQGHEVKSIREGRVNIADGFAAFRGSEAFVENMHITPYSHGDVRVIDPLRVRKLLLKRKEIDYLFGKVKERGLSVIPLKLYFKGPRVKLEVGLGRGKKLYDKRHDIADRDARRDIERATRTRGKRSAGRE; from the coding sequence ATGACCGGCAAGACCGAAAAGCCCGACAATCCCGCCGTGAAGGTGGTCTCGACGAACCGCCGCGCCCGGCACGAGTACGAGATCCTCGAAACCTTCGAGTGCGGCCTGGCGCTCCAGGGACACGAGGTGAAGTCGATCCGCGAGGGGCGCGTCAACATCGCGGACGGCTTCGCCGCCTTCCGCGGGAGCGAGGCGTTCGTCGAGAACATGCACATAACCCCGTACTCCCACGGGGACGTGCGGGTCATCGATCCGTTGCGGGTCCGCAAGCTCCTCCTCAAGCGGAAGGAGATCGACTACCTCTTCGGCAAGGTCAAGGAGCGGGGATTGTCCGTCATCCCGCTGAAGCTCTATTTCAAGGGACCGCGGGTCAAGCTCGAGGTGGGACTCGGCCGCGGGAAGAAGCTCTACGACAAGCGGCACGACATCGCCGATCGCGACGCCCGGCGCGACATCGAGCGCGCCACCCGGACCCGGGGGAAGCGTTCCGCAGGCAGGGAATAA
- a CDS encoding helix-turn-helix domain-containing protein — MKKKRAFEKIMDGLKDSIAFAEGDRTRGVVRKVDLEDVDIAALRRRLGLSQSRFAAIFGFSPKTIRNWEQGIRHPEGPARVLIRVIEREPEAVLRALR; from the coding sequence AAAAAGAGAGCGTTCGAGAAGATCATGGACGGGTTGAAGGACTCCATCGCGTTCGCTGAGGGCGACCGCACCCGCGGCGTGGTTCGGAAGGTCGATTTGGAGGATGTGGACATCGCGGCGTTGCGCAGACGTCTTGGCCTTTCCCAGAGCAGGTTCGCGGCGATCTTCGGCTTCAGCCCGAAGACGATTCGCAACTGGGAACAAGGAATCCGGCACCCTGAAGGCCCTGCGAGGGTCCTGATTCGCGTGATCGAGCGGGAGCCGGAGGCAGTGTTACGGGCGCTACGGTAA